One window of the Cryptomeria japonica chromosome 7, Sugi_1.0, whole genome shotgun sequence genome contains the following:
- the LOC131856331 gene encoding uncharacterized protein LOC131856331 isoform X2: MGWNKEVHDAAKMAVGRFWIYGSIPFFTARSPYWQEMVDALTICGAGFKAPSEFDLSGPILTELVNDVKKELGDQHQIWSTKGCTIMTDGWTDRRNRTLLNFLVSSAGGTVFIKSIDASAHCKNATYLCEQIEEVINEVGEENVVQVVTDNAPNYVAAGRLLMERHPSIVWTPCAAHCIDLMLEDIGKLPWVKTCVEKARNVCKFVYNHSWVLALMRQYTEHKELARPGITRFATNFITLQSMLRCKMALRRMIVGEEWSSSSYAATPAGKDMADCIFDERGFWSPCDEIVKVIFL, translated from the exons atgggttggaacaaggaggtccatgatgctgctaaaatggcagttggcagatTTTGGATCTATGGCAGTATTCCATTCTTCACAGCCAG GTcaccttattggcaagaaatggttgatgcccttaccatttgtggggcggggttcaaagccccttctgagtTTGATTTGAGCGGACCCATTTTGACTgaattggtgaatgatgtgaagaaAGAATTGGGTGATCAACACcaaatatggagcactaaaggttgcaccatcatgactgatggttggacagacaggagaaatagaactctccttaattttcttgtttcttccgcag ggggcaccgttttcatcaagtctattgatgcctccgcccattgcaagaatgccacctacctatgtgagcagatagaggaggtgattaatGAGGTGGGTGaagagaacgtggtacaggtggtgactgaCAATGcaccaaattatgttgctgcag gcagactattgatggagaggcacccatctatagtttggactccatgtgccgcccattgcattgacctcatgttagaGGATATTGGAAAACTTCCATGGGTCAAGACATGTGTAGAAAAGGcaagaaatgtgtgcaaatttgtatataatcattcatgggtgttggctcttatgagacaatacacagagcataaggagttagctcgtccaggaatcacaagatttgccacaaacttcatcacattgcagtccatgcttcgtTGTAAGatggccttgagacgtatgattgttggtgaggagtggtcttcctcatcctatgctgccaCCCCAGCAGGaaaagatatggcagactgcatttttgatgagcgaggcttttggagcccttgtgatgagatagtgaaggtaatttttttataa
- the LOC131856331 gene encoding uncharacterized protein LOC131856331 isoform X1 has translation MGYIYEGKDRAKEGIKSIYAGDESKYGPIWQIIDKRWHHQLHRPIHAAAYYLNPAFHFSPTFRADAEVLDGLYSVMEKMAPVGCTQSDLMRELQLFSNAQGETFSRPIAKESRTTMMPDNWWNFFGPTTPNLQKLAIRILSHPCSASGCERNWSMFEHIHSKRRNRLSVEKMNDLIFVHYNLRLRMRKNALADISPIILDEVDPEAEWAIETDPVAVFSDDDTDWIDQVDIEAKAVAMAEEEQRARAERGDSEADGDSDRDGDSDTDVPDVGEHGVVSRGAAMAAQSSMTYLRRLRRGAGPSSEPTSGPEGADSSAP, from the exons atgggctacatatatgagggcaagGATAGGGCGAAAGAGGGCATCAAATCTATCTATgcaggagatgagagcaagtatggtcccatttggcagatcattgataagagatggcatcatcagcttcataggcccatccatgcagcagcctattatTTGAATCCGGCATTCCATTTTAGCCCTACTTTCAGGGCTGATGCGGAGGTCCTTGATGGGCTATACTCAGTCATGGAGAAGATGGCACCTGTTGGTTGTACTCAGTCAGATCTTATgcgagagctacagttgttctcaaatgcacaaggggagaccttttctcgtcctatcgccaaagaaagtaggacaactatgatgccag ataattggtggaacttttttggcccaacgacaccaaatcttcagaagttggccattcgcatcttgagccatcCATGCAGtgcatctggttgtgagcgcaattggagtatgtttgagcacatacactccaagaggcgcaatagattatccgtggagaagatgaatgatcttatCTTTGTTCACTataacctccgcctgagaatgagaaagaatgcattagctgacatctctcctatcattctagatgaggttgatcctgaggCAGAGTGGGCCATTGAGACAGATCCTGTggctgtctttagtgatgatgacactgattggatcgaccaggtagatatagaggctaaggctgtagccatggcagaggaggagcagagagcacgagcagagagaggagattcagaggcagatggtGATAGTGACAGAGATGGTGacagtgacacagatgttcctgatgttggtgagcatggcgtgGTGTCACGAGGAGCGGCTATGGCTGCCCAATCATCtatgacctaccttagacgccttcgtaggGGGGCGGGGCCTTCATCGGAGCCGACgtcggggccggagggtgcagacTCCTCTGCGCCATAG